CGTCGCCGATGAGGAAGGGGCGCTTGACGAGATTGCCGTTCGAGCCGAGCAGGGCGAAGGCTTCCTGCTCGCTCAAGCCGGGCAGTTTGTCCTTCATCCCGAGGGCCTTGTAGTCGCCGCCCGAGGTGTTGAAGAGCTTGCGCAGTTCGCCGTCGCAGGCAGCCAGCATCGTCTTGAATTCGCCCGCCGACGGCGGAGTCTCGCGGATGGCAATCTCCTCATAGGAGACGCCCTTCTCGTCGAGAAACTTCTTCGCTTTGCGGCAGGTGCCGCAGCCTTTGTACGCGTAAAACTTGAGCATCTTGCCCTCCGAGACTGAGGGCTCAGGGCTGCCCGTCAAGCGGAACGATGTCGTAGGCGACCTGCTGAAGCGCCTGCGCGATCTCGGGCTTGAGATCCAGCCCGTCGGCGGCGCTGTCCTCGCCCACGGGGAGTTCGCGCGGGTCGGCCTGGTAAATGGTCCGGTACATGACCAGCGCCGAGAGGTAGGCGCCGTAATTGTTCTGATGGTACTTGTCATGCCCCCAAAGGCGGATGGGCCCTTCGCTCTCGGGTGTGGAGGGGTCGTCGGACACGCCCCGGTCCACGGCCTCCATAAAGGCATCTCCGACCGGGAACCAGCCCTCGACCTCGAACTCCTCCGCCGCGCCGCTGTAGGCCGTGCGCAGTTCATCCTGCATGTCACCGAGCTTGGCGAAGAGGCCCTTCTCGACGAGGTTGGGCCGGGCCCAGGTCTCATAGAGGTAAATGTCCACTTCCGGGTTTTCCTCGCGCACGAGGTCGATCAGCTTTTTGGCGTAGGCGCGGAAGGCTTCGACATTGGTGCCGTTACCGCCACCCGAGGGCGAGACCAGCGGACGCGTGCTGTACTCCTGCAGGACGACGATGTCCCAGGGTTGGGCGATCTTGTCGGCGTGGTTGACGTAATGCCACTCCAGGGTCTTGCCGCCGGACAGTTCGGAGCTGACCTGCGGGTCTTTGCCGCCCTCCTGGGCCAGCTTTTTGAAAATCGCGGGGATGCCGCCAATGTTGCTGTCGTGGAGATCCGTCACCGTCCCGGCCCCGTACTCCTTGGGCACGTAGGTGAAGCTGTTGCCAACGAAGAGGACGCTCTGCCCCCAGGCACCCAGCGCGCTCAAGAGAAACGCGAGAACGACGAAACGAAATGTATTCATCCGATACAACCCAGAGTATTCGCGAACAGAGGCAAGCACTTTTCCGTGTCCATTCCGGCCGGCGGCTTGCCCGATACAATACTCCTCCCGGATCGGCTTGCGGGCTTTCCCCTACGGGCGGATTTTTCTTTGCCAAAAGGACGGGGTTTTGGCTAACTGCGCGTTTTTCCCGATGGAACAAGCCCACCTCTCCAAACTTTCCGAAGAACTCAAACTCGCCCCCGGGCAAATCACCGCCACCGCCAAGCTGCTGGACGAAGGTGCGACCGTGCCCTTTATCGCCCGCTACCGCAAGGAGGCCACCGGCCAGCTCGACGAAGTACAGATCACCGCGATCCGCGACCGCCTGGGCGAACTCAAGGCCCTCGACCAGCGCCGCGAGTCCATCGTCAAGTCGCTCGACGAGCGCAAGCTCATGACCGACCTGCTGCGCGCCCAGATCGACGCCGCCGAGACCGTCGCCCGCCTGGAGGATATCTACCAGCCCTATCGCCCGAAACGCCGCACCCGCGCCATGATCGCGCAGGAAAAGGGGCTCACCCCGCTGGCCGACTTCATTTTCGAGAACCAGTCCGCCGCCGTTGACGAGGAGGCCGCGAAGTTTGTGGTCGAGTCTGAGGAAGAGGATAAGGCCGTCCCAACCGCAGAGGACGCCCTCAAGGGCGCGCGCGACATCCTGGCCGAGCGCTTCAGCGACGACACCGAAATGCGCGCCCAGATGCGCGAGGTCTTTGAAAAAGAATCCGTCCTCACGAGCAAGGTCATGTTCGAGATGGAGGAAAAGGGCGCGAAGTACAAAGACTACTTCGACTACTCCGAGCCGCTCGCGCAGATCCCCTCGCACCGGCTGCTGGCCGTTCGCCGCGGCTCGACCGAGGGCTTCCTGTACTTCCGCATCACCATCGAGGAGGAGCACGGCACCGCCCTGATGAAGCGCCGCTTCCTCACTGGCAACGGCCCCGCCGGGGAACAGGTTTCGCTCGCCGTGGAAGACTCCTTCAAGCGCCTCCTCGGCCCCGCCATGGAGACCGACATGCGCCTGGCCTCCAAGAAAAAAGCCGACGAGCAGGCGATCAAGGTGTTTATGGAAAACCTGCGCGAGCTGCTCCTGGCCTCGCCGCTGGGCCAGAAGCGCGTGCTCGCCATCGACCCCGGCTTCCGCACCGGCTGCAAGACGGTCGTGCTCGGGGCGCAGGGCGAACTCCTCCACGATACCGTCATCTACCCCAGCCAGGGCGCATACAAGGAGTCCGAGGCCCGCAACATCGTGCTCGGCCTTTGCCACCAGTTTAACATCCAGGCCATCGCCATCGGCAACGGCACCGCCAGCCGCGAGACCGAAGCCTTTGTGCGCTCCTGCGGCCTGCCCGGCTCCATCGCCGTCGTCATGGTCAACGAGAGCGGCGCCTCCATTTACTCGGCCTCCGAAGTGGCGCGGGAGGAGTTCCCGGACAAGGACGTGACCGTGCGCGGCGCGGTCAGCATCGGCCGCCGCCTGATGGACCCGCTGGCCGAGCTGGTCAAGCTCGACCCCAAGAGCATCGGCGTCGGGCAGTACCAGCACGACGTGGACCAGCTCAAGCTCAAGGACAGTCTCGACGACGTGGTCGTGAGCTGCGTGAACTCGGTCGGTGTCGAGGTCAACACGGCGAGCAAGCAACTCTTGAAATACGTCTCCGGGCTCAACTCCCGGCTGGCGGAAAACATCGTCACCGCCCGCACCCAGAGCGGCCCTTTCCGCACCCGCAAGGACTTGCTGAAAGTCACCGGCATGGGGCCAAAAAGCTTCGAGCAGTGCGCGGGCTTCCTGCGTATCCAGGGCGGCGAACACCCGCTGGACAGTTCCGCCGTCCACCCCGAGCGCTATGAACTGGTCGAGCACATGGCCTCGGATGCCGGTTGCACCGTCTCCGAGTTGCTGACCAGCGACGCCGCCCGCCGCCGCATTGATTTAAACAAGTACATCAGCGACGAAGTCGGCCTGCCCACCCTGCAAGACATCCAGCAGGAGCTTTCCAAACCGGGCCGCGACCCGCGCGAGCAGTTCGAGGCGTTCAGCTTCGCCGAGGGCGTGAACGAGATTTCCGACCTCAAGGAAGGGCTGCAACTGCCCGGCATCGTCACCAACGTCGCGGCCTTCGGGGCCTTCGTGGACATCGGTGTCCACCAGGACGGGCTGGTCCACATCAGCGAGTTGGCGGACAAATTCGTGCAAGACCCGGCCGAGGTGGTCAAGGTCCATCAAAAAGTGCTCGTCACGGTGCTGGAGGTCGATGCGGCCCGCAAGCGCATCTCTCTCTCCATGCGCACCCAACGCGAAGGCGGCAAGCCCCACCAACGGGCCAGCAATGAACGCCCCGGGCGCGACAACCGCCCCGGCGCTCCCCGCCAGAACGGCCCCCGACACGGCAACAACCGTCCCGGCAACAGCCCCCGCCCCCCGCGCCAGAACCAGAGCTTCGGCAATTCCCTCGCCGACCTGTTTTAGTCCAAGGACAGAGCCCTTGACCTGTGATCCTGCCGGATCACTGATGCCACCGCCAACGCGGTGGCATGGGCAATGGTGATTGTCGCCAACTCAAACGAACTCCGCCAATCTCACACAGGCAGGGTGCGAAACTTGTATATTGGTA
This DNA window, taken from Ruficoccus amylovorans, encodes the following:
- a CDS encoding arsenate reductase family protein; translation: MTGSPEPSVSEGKMLKFYAYKGCGTCRKAKKFLDEKGVSYEEIAIRETPPSAGEFKTMLAACDGELRKLFNTSGGDYKALGMKDKLPGLSEQEAFALLGSNGNLVKRPFLIGDGVATVGFDEERWTALLAG
- a CDS encoding SGNH/GDSL hydrolase family protein, producing MNTFRFVVLAFLLSALGAWGQSVLFVGNSFTYVPKEYGAGTVTDLHDSNIGGIPAIFKKLAQEGGKDPQVSSELSGGKTLEWHYVNHADKIAQPWDIVVLQEYSTRPLVSPSGGGNGTNVEAFRAYAKKLIDLVREENPEVDIYLYETWARPNLVEKGLFAKLGDMQDELRTAYSGAAEEFEVEGWFPVGDAFMEAVDRGVSDDPSTPESEGPIRLWGHDKYHQNNYGAYLSALVMYRTIYQADPRELPVGEDSAADGLDLKPEIAQALQQVAYDIVPLDGQP
- a CDS encoding Tex family protein, producing the protein MEQAHLSKLSEELKLAPGQITATAKLLDEGATVPFIARYRKEATGQLDEVQITAIRDRLGELKALDQRRESIVKSLDERKLMTDLLRAQIDAAETVARLEDIYQPYRPKRRTRAMIAQEKGLTPLADFIFENQSAAVDEEAAKFVVESEEEDKAVPTAEDALKGARDILAERFSDDTEMRAQMREVFEKESVLTSKVMFEMEEKGAKYKDYFDYSEPLAQIPSHRLLAVRRGSTEGFLYFRITIEEEHGTALMKRRFLTGNGPAGEQVSLAVEDSFKRLLGPAMETDMRLASKKKADEQAIKVFMENLRELLLASPLGQKRVLAIDPGFRTGCKTVVLGAQGELLHDTVIYPSQGAYKESEARNIVLGLCHQFNIQAIAIGNGTASRETEAFVRSCGLPGSIAVVMVNESGASIYSASEVAREEFPDKDVTVRGAVSIGRRLMDPLAELVKLDPKSIGVGQYQHDVDQLKLKDSLDDVVVSCVNSVGVEVNTASKQLLKYVSGLNSRLAENIVTARTQSGPFRTRKDLLKVTGMGPKSFEQCAGFLRIQGGEHPLDSSAVHPERYELVEHMASDAGCTVSELLTSDAARRRIDLNKYISDEVGLPTLQDIQQELSKPGRDPREQFEAFSFAEGVNEISDLKEGLQLPGIVTNVAAFGAFVDIGVHQDGLVHISELADKFVQDPAEVVKVHQKVLVTVLEVDAARKRISLSMRTQREGGKPHQRASNERPGRDNRPGAPRQNGPRHGNNRPGNSPRPPRQNQSFGNSLADLF